A genomic stretch from Sulfurimonas sediminis includes:
- a CDS encoding DUF4395 domain-containing protein encodes MNLKSFLLDYGERVPGYDVTVINEREARAAAGILGLLGMLVIFIGIGFGHVIVARVYLTFLFIDFTARMISPKYSPSLLLGKLAVQNQKPEYVGGLQKRFAWTLGWLISLPMMQWFVLNWDITFYKVLICVLCLALMFLESAFSICVGCMIYKFITRKSPTLCPGGTCEMRIKEPIQRFNPIQKAVAGITIIALISGIYLALAKLEPKTFFGAFLHEAVLTKQQLQKEEELKYQKAMEKEFGDDDF; translated from the coding sequence ATGAATTTAAAAAGTTTTTTACTAGACTACGGAGAAAGAGTTCCGGGTTATGATGTAACCGTCATTAACGAGCGTGAGGCAAGAGCTGCCGCTGGTATACTTGGCTTGCTGGGAATGCTTGTAATTTTTATAGGAATAGGATTTGGACATGTCATCGTAGCAAGAGTCTACTTGACATTTTTATTTATTGACTTTACAGCAAGAATGATTTCTCCCAAATACTCGCCCTCTTTACTGCTGGGTAAACTGGCTGTACAAAATCAAAAACCGGAATATGTAGGCGGACTCCAAAAACGCTTTGCCTGGACTCTTGGCTGGCTCATATCGTTGCCTATGATGCAATGGTTTGTACTCAACTGGGATATTACTTTTTACAAAGTGCTCATCTGCGTACTGTGTCTTGCATTAATGTTTCTCGAAAGTGCTTTTTCGATATGTGTAGGCTGTATGATTTACAAATTTATAACAAGAAAAAGTCCAACACTCTGCCCGGGCGGAACCTGTGAAATGCGAATAAAAGAGCCTATACAAAGATTTAATCCTATACAAAAAGCAGTAGCAGGTATAACTATTATTGCCCTTATCAGCGGTATTTATCTTGCTTTGGCAAAATTAGAACCAAAGACATTTTTCGGTGCGTTTCTTCATGAAGCCGTCTTAACAAAACAACAGCTCCAAAAAGAAGAAGAATTAAAGTATCAAAAAGCAATGGAAAAAGAATTTGGAGATGATGATTTTTAA
- the aroC gene encoding chorismate synthase: MNSFGMKLRFSTFGESHGKALGCLLDGVPAGLNIDEEYIQSELDRRKPGKSKFETARKEADKVEILSGVFEGKSTGTPIAMVIYNTNQKSKDYTNIKDVFRPGHADFTYFHKYGIRDYRGGGRSSARETAARVAAGAIAKLMLQELGITVLSGISEVAGIQAEDFNYEGAKKSVIYALDVNKEEAQKAAILKAKEAHDSVGGVSRVVIKGTPVGLGQPLYYKLDAVLADAMMGINAVKAVEIGDGVLSAKVHGSQNNDQIRANGFESNHSGGILGGISNGEDIVLNVYFKPTPSIFKEQHTVTTANEEVDFSLKGRHDPCVAIRGTVVCESMAALVIADMILLNMGSKMDGVIKYYK; the protein is encoded by the coding sequence GTGAACAGTTTTGGAATGAAATTACGATTTTCAACATTTGGAGAGTCTCATGGAAAAGCATTAGGTTGTCTTTTGGATGGTGTTCCCGCGGGCTTGAATATTGATGAAGAATATATTCAAAGTGAACTTGACAGAAGAAAACCCGGAAAGAGTAAATTTGAAACCGCCAGAAAAGAAGCAGATAAGGTTGAAATCTTAAGCGGTGTGTTTGAGGGGAAAAGTACAGGTACTCCAATTGCAATGGTTATCTACAATACAAACCAAAAATCCAAAGACTATACAAATATCAAAGATGTGTTTCGTCCCGGACATGCAGATTTTACCTATTTTCACAAATATGGTATACGAGACTACAGAGGCGGAGGGCGCAGCTCTGCGAGAGAAACTGCTGCAAGAGTAGCAGCAGGGGCTATTGCAAAGCTAATGCTTCAAGAACTTGGCATTACAGTGCTTAGCGGTATCAGTGAAGTTGCAGGCATACAGGCAGAAGATTTTAATTATGAAGGTGCGAAGAAAAGTGTAATTTATGCACTTGATGTCAATAAAGAAGAAGCACAAAAAGCAGCAATACTCAAAGCAAAAGAGGCGCATGATTCTGTCGGTGGTGTTTCGCGTGTTGTCATCAAAGGCACACCCGTAGGTTTGGGACAGCCTCTTTACTATAAACTAGACGCTGTTTTAGCTGATGCTATGATGGGTATCAATGCTGTAAAAGCTGTTGAGATTGGGGATGGGGTATTGAGTGCCAAGGTACACGGTTCTCAAAACAATGATCAGATACGTGCAAACGGATTTGAATCCAATCATTCGGGTGGAATACTCGGTGGTATCAGTAACGGGGAAGATATAGTGCTTAATGTCTATTTTAAACCTACGCCATCTATTTTCAAAGAGCAGCATACTGTTACAACGGCAAATGAGGAAGTTGATTTTTCACTCAAAGGCAGGCATGATCCCTGTGTTGCTATTCGCGGTACTGTTGTATGTGAATCAATGGCCGCTTTGGTTATAGCTGATATGATACTGCTCAATATGGGTTCAAAAATGGATGGTGTCATTAAATATTATAAATAA